A region from the Populus trichocarpa isolate Nisqually-1 chromosome 18, P.trichocarpa_v4.1, whole genome shotgun sequence genome encodes:
- the LOC7461559 gene encoding NADP-dependent malic enzyme — MESTLKEMRDGASVLDMDPKSTVGGGVEDVYGEDRATEDQLVTPWTISVASGFTLLRDPQHNKGLAFTEKERDAHYLRGLLPPATISQQLQEKKLMNTIRQYQLPLQKYTAMMELEERNERLFYKLLIDNVEELLPVVYTPTVGEACQKYGSIFKRPQGLYISLKEKGKVLDVLKNWPQKSIQVIVVTDGERILGLGDLGCQGMGIPVGKLSLYTALGGVRPSACLPVTIDVGTNNEQLLKDEFYIGLRQKRATGQEYSELLHEFMTAVKQNYGEKVLIQFEDFANHNAFDLLAKYGTTHLVFNDDIQGTAAVVLAGLISALKLLGGSLADHTFLFLGAGEAGTGIAELIALEMSRRSKTPLEETRKKIWLTDSKGLIVSSRKESLQHFKKPWAHEHEPVKGLLEVVKAIKPTVLIGTSGVGKTFTKEVIEAMASFNEKPLILALSNPTSQSECTAEEAYTWTKGKAIFASGSPFDPVEYEGKVFVPGQSNNAYIFPGLGLGLVISGAIRVHDDMLLAAAEALAGQIKEEYLAKGLIYPPLSNIRKISVQIAANVAAKAYELGLATRLPRPENLVKHAESCMYSPAYRYYR; from the exons ATGGAGAGCACGCTGAAGGAGATGAGAGACGGAGCTTCGGTGCTCGACATGGACCCCAAATCCACTGTCGGTGGTGGTGTTGAGGACGTTTATGGCGAGGATCGTGCCACTGAGGACCAGCTTGTTACTCCCTGGACCATCTCCGTTGCCag TGGATTTACTTTGTTGAGGGATCCACAGCACAACAAAGGGCTTGCTTTCactgagaaagaaagagatgcaCACTACCTGCGTGGTCTTCTTCCTCCAGCAACTATCTCTCAACAGCTTCaggaaaagaaattgatgaaCACCATTAGACAATATCAACTTCCTCTTCAAAAATATACGGCCATGATGGAACTTGAG GAAAGGAATGAAAGGTTGTTTTATAAGCTTTTGATCGATAATGTTGAGGAATTGCTTCCGGTTGTTTATACACCGACGGTTGGGGAAGCTTGCCAGAAGTATGGAAGTATTTTCAAGCGTCCTCAGGGTTTATATATAAGTTTAAAAGAGAA GGGGAAAGTTCTTGATGTGCTGAAAAACTGGCCTCAGAAGAGTATTCAAGTTATTGTTGTTACTGATGGTGAAAGAATTTTGGGACTTGGGGATCTTGGCTGTCAG GGAATGGGCATTCCTGTTGGGAAGTTGTCTCTTTACACTGCACTTGGAGGAGTTCGTCCTTCAGCT TGTTTGCCAGTAACCATTGATGTGGGTACGAACAACGAGCAATTGCTGAAGGATGAATTCTACATTGGACTGAGACAAAAGAGGGCAACTGGCCAG GAATACTCTGAACTTCTCCATGAGTTCATGACTGctgtaaaacaaaattatgggGAGAAAGTTCTGATTCAG TTCGAAGATTTTGCTAACCACAATGCTTTTGATCTGCTTGCAAAGTATGGCACAACTCATTTAGTCTTCAATGATGATATACAG GGAACGGCTGCTGTTGTTCTTGCAGGGCTTATTTCAGCACTGAAGTTGCTAGGTGGTTCCCTGGCTGATCACACTTTCTTGTTCCTTGGTGCTGGGGAA GCTGGAACTGGTATAGCAGAGCTTATAGCTCTTGAGATGTCAAGACGG tcaAAAACTCCTTTGGAAGAGACTCGCAAGAAGATTTGGCTGACAGATTCAAAG GGTTTGATTGTTAGTTCTCGCAAGGAGTCATTACAACACTTCAAGAAACCATGGGCTCATGAACATGAACCCGTTAAAGGACTCCTAGAAGTTGTCAAG GCAATCAAACCAACAGTCTTGATTGGAACATCCGGAGTGGGAAAAACGTTTACTAAGGAAGTGATTGAGGCCATGGCTTCTTTCAATGAG AAACCTCTAATTTTGGCTCTCTCCAACCCAACCTCACAATCTGAATGTACAGCTGAAGAAGCCTACACTTGGACTAAG GGCAAAGCAATTTTTGCTAGTGGAAGTCCATTTGATCCTGTTGAGTACGAGGGAAAAGTTTTTGTTCCTGGCCAG TCCAACAATGCTTACATTTTCCCTGGCCTTGGCCTGGGTTTGGTCATCTCTGGAGCTATTCGTGTTCATGATGATATGCTTCTGGCAGCCG CGGAAGCCTTGGCTGGGCAAATTAAAGAGGAGTACTTAGCAAAGGGGCTGATTTACCCACCTCTCTCTAACATCAGAAAAATCTCAGTCCAAATTGCTGCTAACGTAGCTGCCAAGGCATATGAACTTG GCCTAGCTACACGTCTCCCCCGTCCAGAAAACCTTGTGAAGCACGCAGAGAGTTGCATGTACAGTCCCGCCTATAGATACTACCGGTGA